A genomic segment from Gopherus evgoodei ecotype Sinaloan lineage unplaced genomic scaffold, rGopEvg1_v1.p scaffold_33_arrow_ctg1, whole genome shotgun sequence encodes:
- the LOC115641026 gene encoding butyrophilin subfamily 1 member A1-like isoform X1: protein MKSSQKLGFCCHFKAKRRVEKPDKRARGGLPWQVLVLTVSVESENNFLGEDADFAGGPAVSRGSGSDPILHMAGHKDSGVWVLCLSAGWYPEPHVLWRNGRGETLSPESEQKPCSDDGLFNVSSSLVVLESSDPALTCTIRAGFSGPERETTIRITGLFPRHAPEMMAFFILLPVSLFLVPLAVYLFRKLQVLKEETSKEREWRQFLDKVSLSAAEVTLDQSTANPFLMLSVDGRSVTCGILWQDVPKSDRRFDPLPCVLASQCFADGQHFWDVEVGWWGDWATGAARGSMEHIGAFRLSPDVGVWALQCQEGEWSALTCPETLLQLESAPRIVRVHLDCKRGSLAFYNAESMSHIFTFTGCSREPLFPFFLLWTSGTQLTILPPGQRKAMERDRTMCTVTPKLGKRQGSLIELLITPGQS from the exons ATGAAAAGCAGCCAAAAGTTGGGCTTTTGCTGCCATTTCAAAGCAAAACGCAGGGTGGAAAAGCCAGATAAACGCGCGCGGGGGGGGCTTCCCTGGCAGGTTTTGGTGCTGACGGTTTCTGTGGAAAGTGAAAATAATTTCTTAGGAGAAGATGCTGATTTTGCAGGAGGCCCAGCTGTTTCAAGGG GCTCTGGCTCAGATCCCATCCTGCACATGGCTGGGCACAAGGACTCAGGGGTGTGGGTTTTGTGTCTCTCTGCGGGCTGGTACCCGGAGCCTCATGTACTCTGGAGGAATGGCCGTGGGGAGACCCTGAGCCCCGAGTCTGAACAGAAACCGTGCAGTGACGACGGCCTATTCAACGTCTCCAGCTCATTGGTGGTGCTAGAGAGCTCAGACCCAGCACTGACCTGCACCATCAGAGCCGGCTTCTctggcccagagagagagacgaCAATTCGTATCACAG GGCTCTTCCCCAGGCACGCTCCGGAAATGATGGCCTTTTTCATCCTTCTACCGGTATCTCTCTTCCTCGTGCCCTTGGCGGTTTATCTCTTCCGAAAGCTCCAGGTTCTCAAAG AGGAGACGTCCAAAGAGCGCG AATGGAGACAATTTCTTgataaag TGTCCCTGTCAGCAGCAGAGGTGACGCTGGACCAGAGCACCGCCAACCCCTTCCTGATGCTCTCAGTGGATGGCAGAAGTGTGACATGCGGCATCCTCTGGCAAGACGTCCCCAAGAGCGACCGGAGATTCGACCCCCTCCCCTGTGTCCTGGCCTCCCAGTGCTTTGCAGATGGGCAACACTTCTGGGACGTGGAGGTTGGCTGGTGGGGAGACTGGGCCACCGGGGCAGCCCGGGGCTCCATGGAGCACATAGGGGCATTCCGGCTGTCcccagatgtgggggtctgggcTCTGCAGTGCCAGGAGGGGGAGTGGAGTGCTCTCACCTGCCCTGAGACCCTGTTGCAGCTGGAGTCAGCACCCAGGATAGTCCGGGTGCATCTGGACTGCAAGCGGGGCAGCCTGGCCTTCTACAATGCTGAGAGCATGTCACATATCTTCACCTTCACTGGCTGTTCCCGGGAACCTctcttccccttcttcttgcTCTGGACCTCTGGGACGCAGCTCACCATACTACCTCCGGGGCAGAGAAAGGCCATGGAGAGGGACAGGACAATGTGCACAGTAACACCCAAACTGGGAAAAAGGCAGGGCAGTCTTATAGAACTTCTGATCACgccagggcagagttaa
- the LOC115641026 gene encoding butyrophilin subfamily 1 member A1-like isoform X2: MENTLSRFQAIPVALCLLLGIGTAAPGSGSDPILHMAGHKDSGVWVLCLSAGWYPEPHVLWRNGRGETLSPESEQKPCSDDGLFNVSSSLVVLESSDPALTCTIRAGFSGPERETTIRITGLFPRHAPEMMAFFILLPVSLFLVPLAVYLFRKLQVLKEETSKEREWRQFLDKVSLSAAEVTLDQSTANPFLMLSVDGRSVTCGILWQDVPKSDRRFDPLPCVLASQCFADGQHFWDVEVGWWGDWATGAARGSMEHIGAFRLSPDVGVWALQCQEGEWSALTCPETLLQLESAPRIVRVHLDCKRGSLAFYNAESMSHIFTFTGCSREPLFPFFLLWTSGTQLTILPPGQRKAMERDRTMCTVTPKLGKRQGSLIELLITPGQS, translated from the exons ATGGAGAACACCCTATCCCGCTTTCAGGCCATACCAGttgccctctgcctcctcctgggCATTGGGACAGCAGCCCCAG GCTCTGGCTCAGATCCCATCCTGCACATGGCTGGGCACAAGGACTCAGGGGTGTGGGTTTTGTGTCTCTCTGCGGGCTGGTACCCGGAGCCTCATGTACTCTGGAGGAATGGCCGTGGGGAGACCCTGAGCCCCGAGTCTGAACAGAAACCGTGCAGTGACGACGGCCTATTCAACGTCTCCAGCTCATTGGTGGTGCTAGAGAGCTCAGACCCAGCACTGACCTGCACCATCAGAGCCGGCTTCTctggcccagagagagagacgaCAATTCGTATCACAG GGCTCTTCCCCAGGCACGCTCCGGAAATGATGGCCTTTTTCATCCTTCTACCGGTATCTCTCTTCCTCGTGCCCTTGGCGGTTTATCTCTTCCGAAAGCTCCAGGTTCTCAAAG AGGAGACGTCCAAAGAGCGCG AATGGAGACAATTTCTTgataaag TGTCCCTGTCAGCAGCAGAGGTGACGCTGGACCAGAGCACCGCCAACCCCTTCCTGATGCTCTCAGTGGATGGCAGAAGTGTGACATGCGGCATCCTCTGGCAAGACGTCCCCAAGAGCGACCGGAGATTCGACCCCCTCCCCTGTGTCCTGGCCTCCCAGTGCTTTGCAGATGGGCAACACTTCTGGGACGTGGAGGTTGGCTGGTGGGGAGACTGGGCCACCGGGGCAGCCCGGGGCTCCATGGAGCACATAGGGGCATTCCGGCTGTCcccagatgtgggggtctgggcTCTGCAGTGCCAGGAGGGGGAGTGGAGTGCTCTCACCTGCCCTGAGACCCTGTTGCAGCTGGAGTCAGCACCCAGGATAGTCCGGGTGCATCTGGACTGCAAGCGGGGCAGCCTGGCCTTCTACAATGCTGAGAGCATGTCACATATCTTCACCTTCACTGGCTGTTCCCGGGAACCTctcttccccttcttcttgcTCTGGACCTCTGGGACGCAGCTCACCATACTACCTCCGGGGCAGAGAAAGGCCATGGAGAGGGACAGGACAATGTGCACAGTAACACCCAAACTGGGAAAAAGGCAGGGCAGTCTTATAGAACTTCTGATCACgccagggcagagttaa